The following is a genomic window from Opitutus sp. GAS368.
CCGCCTTGCCCACCCGGCCGAGACGGAGCTGGTTGCCGATGACGACGGAGCCGACGTCGCGGATGCGGATGGGCGTGCCGTTGCGGGTGTCGACCGCGATGCTGGCGATGTCATCGACGTTGCGCACGAAGCCGAGGCCGCGCACGACATACATCTCGGCGCCGTGCTCGATGTAGGAGCCGCCGGCGTTGCGGTTGCCGTTGCTGAGGGCGGTGAAGACCTGCGCCAGCGAGATCCCGTAGGACTTGAGTTTCGCCGGCTCGATGAGCACCTGGTATTGCTTGGTCGGGCCGCCGAAGCCGACAATGTCCACCACGCCGGGCACGGTGCGCAGCTGTCGCTCCACGACCCAGTCCTGCAGCGCCTTCAACTCGACCAGCGGATAGCCGGCGGGCGCCTGGAGCGAATAGCGGTAGATTTCGCCGACGGGCGTGGCGTCGGGCGAGAGGCTCGCCTGGGCGCCGGCGGGCAGGTTGACGGCGGCAAGGTGCTGGAAGGCCTGGTTCCGCACATAGTCGGTCTGGGCGTCATCCTCGAACACGAGCGTGATCTGGGAGAGGCCGAAGAGGGAGACCGAGCGCATCGAGACCCGCTTCGGGATGCCGTTCATCTCGTTCTCCAGCGGGATGGTGACGAGGCGCTCGACCTCCTCGGCGGCGTGACCGGGAAAGAGCGTGATGATCTGCACCGAGACGTTGGTGACGTCCGGGTAGGCCTCGATCGGCAGGTTCCGGTAGGCGTTGATGCCCGCGAAGACAAAAATCGCCAGCAGGGCCAGCACGATGGGCCGGTGGCGGAGCGCGTAGGCGATGAGGGCGCGGATCACGACTTGCCTCCGGCTTCGAGCAGCGCCTCGAGCAACAGGCCGCCCTCGATCAGCACCCGGTCATCCGCCTTCAGCCCGCGCAGCACGAGGATGCGTCCGCCCGACTCGGGACCGGGCTCGACCTCGCGCCGCTCGAAACTGCCGGGCGCCGTCTCGACGAACATGTAATGCTTCCCTTCCTTCGTGAAGACCGCGGTGTTGGCGATCGCGACGGCCGCGCCGCCCGTGTCCGGAGCGTCGATCTCGACGTCGACATACATCTCGGCCTTGAGCAGCAGCCCGGGGTTGTCCACCGCGCCGCGGGCCCGGACGGTGCGGGTGGCCGGGTCGAGCGACGGGCCGACGCTTTCGAGGCGGCCGTCGAACGTGCGCCCGGGAAACGCCCGGGTGCGAATGCGCAGCGCCTGGCCGGGTTGCAGCAGGTTCATGTCCATTTCCGTGATGTCCAGCAGCACCCAGAGCCGGCGCGGTTCGGAGATCACAAACTGGGGGACAAACAGCTGGGGCGCGTTGGCCAGCTGCATGTCGGCCCGGACCTCCTGGCCGGGATTGAGGTTTTTCTCGACCACCACGCCGGCCAGCGGCGTGCGCAGGGTGAACAGCCCGTCCACCGGACCCTCGGCCGGGGCGCCGTATTGGGCGAGCCGTGCCAGGGCGCGCTGCTGCTCCGATTGCGCCCCGGCCTGGGCGTTTTCCGCCGCCTCGAGATCCTTGCGCGGCGCGGCGCCGTGTTCGAACAAATCCTTGGTGCGCGTGAGGGTGCGCTCGGCCAGCAGCAGGTCGGCCGCGGCCTTGTGCGCGTCGGCCTGCGCCTGGCCGAAATCGGGCGAATCGAGCCGGGCGAGCGGTGCGCCCGCGGCCAGCCGGTCGCCGAGGGCGGCGTCGACCGACACCACCCGGCCCGCCACCGGCGTGTAGATCCGGACCGTGGCATCCTCGTCCCAGGTCAGCCGGCCGGTCACATGGTGGACTTCCCGGGCCTGCGGTTCCACGGCGGCGACCGTGAGCGTGGAGCGTTGCGGGGCGTTGGCCGGGAACGTCACGCGATCGCCCGCGACGGTGGGAGCGGCGATGTCCGCCAGGTCCGGCGCCTTGGCGCAGGCGGCCAGCAGGAGAATCGCGACGATCGGAACAAGACGGACAGGATGGGTGGTCATGGTGGGCCGGGGGTCAGGGGAGGGTGGGGCGATCGGCCGGGGGCTCGATCTGGTTGAGGGCGGCGGCGAGGACAAAGGCCGCGGTCGCCGCGTCGGCCTGCGCCCGGGCTGTCGCGATGCGGATGTCGTTGTCGTTCCGCTCGGCGGCCAGCAGCTCGACGAGCGCGGCGCCGCCTTTTTCGTAGGCATAGGCCACCGACTGGATGATGGCAGCCGACTTCGGCTGGAGTTCGTGCCGGTAGGCATCGGCGCGGGCGCGGGCTTCGTCGAAGGCCACCCGAGCGGCGGCGGCGTCCGCCGTGGCCTGCATGCGGACTTTTTCGAGCTGGGCCTGGGCGCCCTCGCGGGCGGCACGGGCGGCGAGGATGTTGCCGGTGTTGCGGTTCCAGATCGGCAGAGGAAACGAAAGGCCGAGGCCCGCGGTATTCGGCTGGTCGGGCGGCTGGTGCTCGTATTGCAGCGTGACCGTGAGGTCCGGAATGGGACCATGGCGCT
Proteins encoded in this region:
- a CDS encoding efflux RND transporter periplasmic adaptor subunit; this translates as MTTHPVRLVPIVAILLLAACAKAPDLADIAAPTVAGDRVTFPANAPQRSTLTVAAVEPQAREVHHVTGRLTWDEDATVRIYTPVAGRVVSVDAALGDRLAAGAPLARLDSPDFGQAQADAHKAAADLLLAERTLTRTKDLFEHGAAPRKDLEAAENAQAGAQSEQQRALARLAQYGAPAEGPVDGLFTLRTPLAGVVVEKNLNPGQEVRADMQLANAPQLFVPQFVISEPRRLWVLLDITEMDMNLLQPGQALRIRTRAFPGRTFDGRLESVGPSLDPATRTVRARGAVDNPGLLLKAEMYVDVEIDAPDTGGAAVAIANTAVFTKEGKHYMFVETAPGSFERREVEPGPESGGRILVLRGLKADDRVLIEGGLLLEALLEAGGKS